The Malus sylvestris chromosome 12, drMalSylv7.2, whole genome shotgun sequence genome contains a region encoding:
- the LOC126592491 gene encoding mitochondrial import receptor subunit TOM6 homolog, protein MFPMFMQKLDKAEALKQLRSHVAMFGAWVVAIRATLYVLHLLSREKDELKLEF, encoded by the coding sequence atgtttccCATGTTTATGCAGAAGCTAGACAAGGCTGAGGCTCTGAAGCAGTTGCGGAGCCATGTCGCCATGTTTGGGGCTTGGGTCGTTGCGATCCGAGCCACCCTATATGTTCTTCACCTCCTCTCTAGGGAAAAAGACGAGCTCAAGCTTGAATTTTAA